From Streptomonospora salina, the proteins below share one genomic window:
- a CDS encoding MbtH family protein: MSDNPFENDDATYLVLVNAEGQHSLWPSFAEIPEGWETVLEETSRAKALAYVEENWTDMRPTSLVNALGE; encoded by the coding sequence ATGAGCGACAACCCCTTCGAGAACGACGACGCCACATACCTGGTCCTGGTCAACGCCGAGGGGCAGCATTCCCTGTGGCCGTCCTTCGCCGAGATCCCCGAAGGCTGGGAAACCGTCCTGGAGGAGACGTCCCGGGCGAAAGCGCTGGCGTATGTGGAGGAGAACTGGACGGACATGCGCCCGACAAGCCTGGTGAACGCCCTGGGCGAGTAG
- a CDS encoding ABC transporter permease, producing MSAPPLSAPVSTPTAEAKLRIGAVEGVAHSLTLAKRNLRYVLRTPTTLIDTVIQPVLFLLVFVFLFGGAISGGWQDYLQTLVPGLMVQITMYASMGTGMALNTDISKGVFDRFRSLPIARAAPLVGAVLGDVIRYVVAVVVLLLLAVALGFRIQTDPLSALLACVLVVVFGLTLCWMSVLVGMLVASPQAVPGLATAIILPLTFGSNIFVAPETMPRWLEVWAAINPVSYFVDTVRGLMIGGPVAEPLAVSAFAVVACHAVLLPLAISAYLRKVR from the coding sequence ATGAGCGCCCCACCCCTTTCCGCACCGGTGTCCACCCCGACTGCGGAGGCCAAACTCCGCATCGGCGCCGTCGAAGGGGTCGCGCACAGCCTGACCCTGGCTAAGCGCAACCTTCGCTACGTACTGCGCACCCCGACGACCCTGATCGACACGGTAATCCAGCCGGTCCTCTTCCTCCTGGTGTTCGTGTTCCTCTTCGGCGGCGCCATCTCCGGCGGCTGGCAGGACTACCTGCAGACCCTCGTCCCCGGACTGATGGTGCAGATCACCATGTACGCCAGCATGGGCACCGGGATGGCGCTCAACACCGACATCTCCAAGGGCGTGTTCGACCGCTTCCGGAGCCTGCCGATCGCTCGCGCGGCGCCGCTGGTCGGCGCCGTGCTGGGTGACGTCATCCGCTACGTCGTGGCGGTCGTCGTCCTCCTGCTGCTGGCCGTCGCGCTGGGCTTCCGGATTCAAACAGACCCATTGTCGGCGCTGCTGGCCTGTGTCCTGGTCGTGGTGTTCGGACTGACCCTGTGCTGGATGTCGGTGCTGGTCGGCATGTTGGTCGCGAGCCCGCAGGCGGTGCCGGGACTGGCGACGGCGATCATCCTGCCGCTGACCTTCGGCAGCAACATCTTCGTCGCCCCGGAGACCATGCCCCGCTGGCTGGAGGTCTGGGCCGCGATCAACCCGGTGAGCTACTTCGTGGACACCGTGCGCGGGTTGATGATCGGCGGGCCCGTGGCCGAGCCGCTGGCGGTGAGTGCGTTCGCCGTGGTCGCCTGCCACGCCGTCCTGCTGCCGCTCGCGATCAGCGCCTACCTGCGCAAGGTCCGGTGA
- a CDS encoding helix-turn-helix domain-containing protein, which yields MTRVRLTLTDTARIRIRPRLSPLIEAGHALRIVLSGPVRPGAAGWVRDARPRLAASPFVRAELREASELVPDVLPLVQADEGRVTGVHWACMPDRLRRAVRILDQVARAAVAPDQARVRQLQALAADRLAARIAEEGAAAAVEALGEACRWTDAGLEIADGRDRHLDPDGEGLELLPSVFLEAGPRVEQWSDPESGRRRTALLFPALAPGEALDLLLRRPGRSPEALGRLLGRTRSAVLGAVVVPASTGELAEALHVSPTSVSEHTAVLRETGMITTTREGNRVRHRATGLGLALLADCGAGPAGRPGGGPGLAATA from the coding sequence ATGACCAGAGTCCGCCTGACGTTGACGGACACGGCGCGGATCCGTATTCGTCCCCGGCTGTCCCCGCTGATCGAAGCCGGCCACGCCCTGAGGATCGTGCTGAGCGGACCGGTCCGTCCCGGGGCCGCCGGGTGGGTCCGGGACGCCCGTCCTCGGCTGGCCGCCTCGCCGTTCGTCCGGGCGGAGCTGCGAGAGGCCAGTGAACTGGTGCCCGACGTGCTGCCCCTGGTGCAGGCGGACGAAGGCCGCGTCACCGGCGTCCACTGGGCCTGCATGCCCGACCGTCTGCGGCGCGCGGTGCGAATCCTGGACCAGGTGGCCCGGGCCGCCGTCGCCCCGGATCAGGCGCGGGTGCGGCAACTCCAGGCGCTGGCCGCCGACCGGCTCGCTGCCCGGATCGCCGAGGAGGGGGCGGCGGCGGCCGTGGAGGCCTTGGGCGAAGCCTGCCGGTGGACGGACGCGGGATTGGAGATCGCCGACGGCCGTGACCGGCATCTGGATCCCGACGGGGAAGGGCTGGAGCTGCTGCCGTCGGTGTTCCTGGAGGCCGGTCCCCGGGTGGAGCAGTGGAGCGACCCCGAGTCGGGGCGCCGCCGGACCGCGCTGCTGTTCCCGGCACTGGCCCCCGGCGAAGCGCTCGACCTCCTGCTCCGGCGGCCGGGCCGCTCTCCGGAGGCACTGGGCCGCCTCCTCGGCCGCACCCGCTCAGCCGTCCTGGGTGCGGTGGTCGTCCCGGCCTCCACCGGTGAGCTGGCCGAAGCCCTGCACGTGTCCCCGACGTCGGTCAGCGAGCACACCGCGGTGCTGCGGGAGACCGGGATGATCACCACGACGCGCGAGGGCAACCGGGTCCGGCACCGGGCCACCGGCCTCGGCCTCGCCCTCCTCGCCGACTGCGGAGCCGGCCCCGCGGGCCGCCCCGGAGGCGGCCCCGGCCTGGCCGCGACCGCCTGA